DNA sequence from the Cryptococcus decagattii chromosome 5, complete sequence genome:
TCTTCCTCACTCCTTCCGGAGGCCTTTTGAATACCGCACTTTGCCCTTCGGAAGAGATACTGGAATGCAAAGGCCACACCACAAAATCTGTACTGCCAAATTTTGGATGTGCGAGCAACATGTCGTTCAGCTTTCTAATCTCCGCCAGGCCCGGCATGAATACTAGAGTTGCCTGAGAAAAAGGCATATAATCGGCCGCTTCAAAGCAAATTTTCTCTAGCAGCAAGACGATGAGATCATATGGAATTAATCGAGAGTCCAGAATATTGATAGTGTCGACTGTCTGAGCAGAATACTTGCTTGACGATAGTTTTGCAGGGTTGAATGTTgttgtttcttcttcttcatcttcggGATCCGAATCAGATTTTGCCCCTTCTTCGTTCCACTCCACCATCTGACTCGCTGGCTTGAATTTTCGGCCTCGAATAGCATAGGGAGAAGATCCGTCGATATGCCATCCTGCAAGCTCAACAGCGTCTTCAAGATATTGCACCGTAACGGGGAACGTTCTTCCTGGTACAGACATAAAGGGGCAATCTCCGAAAAAGGCCGAAATTTTCTCAGCGTCTACGGTGGCCGACATCAAAATAACCTTGAGATCTTTCCTTGCCTCACAAAGGTTCTTCAAGACGATAAGCAGGAAGTCTGACTCGATTGAACGCTCATGCACTTCATCCACGATGATATGTGTAACTTCGTCAAACGCTGTGCCTCTGGAGCTACCGCTAGAACCGGATTCGAGCATACGAAGTGCAATACCGTTCGTCACGAATGACAGACGAGTATTAGCCGAAGTTTTTGATTCCAAACGAATGCTATAGCCAACGAGCGAGGATAAGGTGCCAACCGTACCTGGAGCATCGCCCAGTTCCTGCGACACTCGTTGGGCCAAGGAAATGGCGCTGATACGTCGAGGCTCGGTCACAACTATTTTACAAGGCTTGCCCCTGGCCAGTTGGTCTTccaagatgaaggatggCAGTTGAGTAGATTTACCGCAACCAGTCTCACCACTAAACACCAAGATCTGATTGGCGTCCAAAGTGGAAATGATCTGATCACGAAATGAAGCAATTGGAAGTGTGTTGCGCTGAGGAAGCATTGCCTGGTAAGCTGGTGACTCTTTCCGCTTGAAAAAATCATCCTGAAGCTTTTGAATGACGacgttttccttttcttttgcCGGTTTCGCAGGTGCTTCAGTCGGAATGTTGCCAGTGCTAGATTTTGACGTATCATTTTTCTCAGCAATTGATTCAACGGCCTTCTTATCCCATATGCCCTTGATCATCTTCCAAGTGCCCCTTCTactctcatcctctctttctttcctcttcaccttcagCTCCTCCCATAATTCTCTGTATGAAGGCGGCATCGTCCTCCAGTTTACTCCTGCAACGGCTTTTTCTGCTTCTAAATCCGAGAGTGCTAGTGTCGACACATAGTTCTCTGCCTCGACCATATCATCACACGCAATATcatccatcttccaaatccTCCTTCCACCTCCTTGCCAACCAATTTCCAGGCCAGCCCTTGCGGCGCGACTGGCACCAGACAAGTTGACATATGATATGACGGCCTGTTTTGTCTGTTTGGCCAGAGCTGTTTTGAGAATGTTTTTCGGAATGGTACCAGCAAATGACATTTGTTTCGGGATGGGCATTGAGCGGACTGTAATACGTGTTGAAGCTGATGTTTCAGTCGCGATACTGGGGAGAGTAGTGGGCTCGTCCAGCATGCCACCAAAAAGGTCCCCCTCCTCGTCAGACGATCCATCCATAAGGTTAGTCTTTTCCTCTGCAATAGAATCACCTTGAGTATTTTCCGGAGGAGAATCAGTTTCGATTTGGCTGCCATTCTGCATGAAGGCGCCCTTGAACTTGGCAGCGATAGCTGCGGCGTCCCTTTGACTTTTCAAAACCTTGAGTATGGCATCTATATAAAAGTTAGCATAGATATACATGAAAGGTTTGAAGGAACGGACGTACTCGCATCCTTGCGAGTAAACATGTACTCCTTTTCCACTCGACTGATCTTGTCCTTGAGCCTTCTTATTTCCGGTGTTTCAATCACGACTTGATTaccctttccctttttaCCTTTTTTGCCTTCTCCAGACGCCATACGAAGGGCATCAAGTTCCAACTGCAATTTTGCCCATTGCTCGTTGATGTGGTATTCGTCTTCAGCTTCAGAGTCAGACTCGGTATCCGACGCGTTTTGACTTTGAAATAGTGATTTGTGGGTCGTCGCGCAAGCTTCGGTGCTGGTGTCAGTTGCCTGCAGTGCCGCCTGTATGGGTTTGGAAGACTCTGCAGGCTTAGCGACAGGCTCAATGTCCGGTTCAATGGCGGGGACGAGCGACTCTTGGTGTTCAGCTATACTGGGCTCTAAAAAGGTGAAAATCATGGTCAGTCCATTTCTCAAACTAGCAAAGCTTACCGGTTGTTCTTTCATACTCTCCTTGTTGGAGACACTCATCCTCGCTGAGATGCAACCACATCTGAAACAATTGTCAGTAATGAAAGCCGTTTGCCGATTAGACACACCCATTCAAGAGCTTCTTCCCAgccctctccctctttgATACCTTGTAGCAGACATTGCTCAATCCTCTCTTGTCGGAAGCCGAGGTTTTGAAGGACGTGGTAAGCAACAAAGTACTGCAACAGGCCTTTTTCTGACTCTGAAACCGAGGTTGATGGAAAGGTAACGACGGGAGAATGATCGTGATCTGCAATCGGTTGCTCAGTGAGGTCCATTTCCTGTGTCTTGCATGTCATTCACCTTGGCAAGCtgttttctcttcctccaatGCCAACTCAAGAGCGGTATCTCGAATGGCCTGGTTGATATCAAGCTTGGGAAACGAGGCCCCCAGACGACGGTCGTATTCGATAGCCTAGAGACATGGCAGTGAGATCTGTACTTTCCGTGGAGTACATTACCTAACCAACCTTTACTATCCGGGTGACTTCTTTCTCAGCCTTGTCCTGCAGTCTGTCGACAAGGCTCTGGAGGGTAATTTCCTCTGCACTTTCCTCGTGCTCCCAGTCCGCGGCAGGTGGCGGGGAGGACGGAAGGGTCGCCGCtggaggcggaggaggagtaGGGGAGAGCGCGGGTGGAGGAACAGATTGAGGGGCTGACTTTTTTGGGAGAGAGGTGGTCGCAAAACCCCTGTTCTGGGCTGGCGGTCAGCGGAGGACGCCGGGGTGTGGCTTACGCTTGAGGGagagcttcttcttcgccatgGGCAGCGGTGACGGAGTAACAAATGGGGGCTAGTAGGAAGCTAGTGGGTGATGGCCTGTAATTAGACGCTGGATAGTCGCTTGACGGATCACGCTGAAGGGACGAGGAACGAAGGAGGaacaaaaaagaagaggacatTGGGTGATTGTGTTAGTGTGGGGCCCCGCAACGATCCAAAGGAGGCCTTTATTCATTCTCGCTGACCAAGAATGCtgcccttctccaccacGCCTGCCAATGCCAAAACGCAAGTCAAATCCCTCGGACCATGTCCCCAGTTCTCCGCTCCCCCTCTCCTCCCTAGACGCAGCCCTCGACCTGCTCGTATGCGACACCTTCACTCGCCTCAACTCTGTCGCCGCAAAGTTCGAGGCATGTGCCGGCGTAAAGCTCAATGATGGGGTCGTCAAGGCCAGGTGGGAGGAGGCTGTTAGCAGATACTGGGTCATCAAAAGCATGGACGAGCTGACGTGTGGCGCGGAAAAAATCGACGTGAAAGATGGCACGGCGGAACCCGACTACGACGTATTGGAACAGAATGGTGTGGGCGGCAATCAAGGCAAGTCGGCTTTAGCCTGCATAGCGGCGAGCGTTGACTTTACCTCGTTAGTGGCTGGCAAGACAGATAATAATGGGAGGCCGTTGCCCGCTTCATATCCCGGCGCGGTAGTAATACACAGTTTATCACCCGAGGAAGAACATGAGTGGCGAAAATGGACACCAAAAGTGGGCGACGTTGTTCTGGTCGATACATTAGAAGTCGGCCTCTGGCCTGCAAAGGTGTGCCAAAAAAAGGCTATAGAAATGGCTTGTATGCTGACTCTCCTATAGATCATAGACAAGAAGACCTTTTTCCAAGGTCGTACCGTCCCGAGAGGCAGTCATTTCTTCCCAGTTCGCATTTATAATGAAGACATGCCCCCGTACGTCAACCTGTACCATATTCAAACACAACCTTTGCGCTAAGTTACTACAGCTCGATCACCGTCAAGTCTCGTCTCATCCCGCTCCACCTCCGCCCGAGCCCTCCTTTAATGGCCTCCCCTGCCCTGCTGAGTGCCTATCATCACGCCGCCAACCCCACTACGTTTGACATGTTGGCCACGGCACGTGAGATGCTGGCGGCCCATAATCGTCTCCATCCTGGTGTCACTGATGAAGAGTCCAGAGCCAAATTCAAAGCCGAGAAAGAAGCATGGAACAGACAAGTTAACTGGGTTATGGGCGAAAGACGGGTAGAAAAGCTTCGATCCACGGCcgaagagagggaaaaaCGACTGAGAGCAGTAGCCAGGTCGACATTCACACCAGTCAATGAAGGTCAGGGGTGCCCAGATCCttgtgaagaggagattggATCCCTTTTCGACTGCCCAAAAAAGCGCCGCACTGTATCGCGTAATGAGAACAATGTCAACCCCAGCTCTGATCCTTGTTCGACCATTTTCGGCCCCACCGCACCAACCTTCCCACACACCCCGCCTCGAACTGCTTCCCCGTCTGTGGCGTCGCTTATTCGCCCTTCTCTGTCCAACACCACTCGCCTCAGCTCTCCTCGGAGGACGCCAACCAGGAGTGACAAGAGACGTGTGCAGTCTTTTATAAGCGATCTTAGCCCCGCTTCGAGACGGACCTATACACCACCCATGATCCTACCCTCTGGTGATGAGACCGCTCCTCCGAGTTTCGGCAGTGCAACACTACCATCAGAAATGAAAGATGGCAAATTCGACTTTGTCAGCCCGCTTGGACCTGTTAAAATGGGCAAACTGTCCTCTAATCCCGAATCACTTgcatcatcaacatcatcaagTACCTCAAAGCCTCAGTTAGGGAGAAGCGGGAGTTTAGAGATtgtgagagaagaggaagaagaagatggctGGACGGTCGTTCGGCGTAGAGGAAGGCGAGCAGGTTCAGAGCCCGTGAAGCAGACtatggaagaggaagagaagactAGTGCGGACGATATGGAGTTGTGATATTTTACTGTTGTAAGGAGTTATCCCAACATTGTACAGTATACGTCGTGCATAGCATAGATGCCTTATAGACTTTCGATCCCCCCAACAAAGattcttttccttctttcttgatCTCTCCGCGGGTATTCGAGTTGTATAACAGGTTGCTAAATACAGGGGATTAGCTTGTGTGAGTTGAATATGATTATCTGAGCATCGCCTCGATCGTCACTACTTTCGTCGTACTAAATAGATAAACCGTGGACACCACCGttgccgccgccgccgtcgccgccgccgccgctgcTGATTATGtactgatgatgatggggatAATAAGGCCGCGACCGGAGCCTATGCCATTTCAAATTATTTTGGAATATATCAGTTTACCAGAGTAAATTTAGTTGTAAAAATGAAATTAAACGCGGAGTAAAGTAGCGCGACTCGTTATCTGATAAGAGGGGTCTTTTCTTGGTGCGATAAATTCCGGTCTGTTTCCATTGATtttctgctcttccttTACTCCCTTAAGCTATTCACAGTCCTTTTCTACATAGTCCCCTACCCTCCCACAAACGGTCACATCACTTCACATTCATTTCACAGTAGTCTAAAGTCCGAACCTATCTAAGTCCGACCCTATCTATTTTGGAAGGAACTCTTCGAGTCGAAACCGGCCAAGCAAAAAGCTTTTTGTGAGTGGTTGCCACTTTTGACTCAGTCATGGCACCTTTTGTGGATGTCAATGTTTACTAATATTTCCTCCAGCATTATAGAAAGACAATAGTCTATAGACAACGTCGATCATTGCTATCCTCGTTCTTTCAGTTAAACCCCCCCCTTTCAATCCTAACATAGCCACAATGGCAAGCACACACCCGACCACAAGCATTgccctccttcctcctgaGATTCAACTGCAGATCATCCATACCCTCAAGCAAATAAGCTCGATTTCGGAGCTTATTAATTTGCTCTGCACTTGCCGATTTGTCTTGGCCGAGTGCGAATCGAGGTTATATGAAAGAGTGGAACTATCATCTTCTGCTGCAGCCTCATTTTTCAAGGGGTTTAACTTGGAGGAAAACAAAGAAAGGTGTTTTTTCGTCCGCAATGTCGAAGATCAGGATCAAAACAATCATACAGCCATTTACCAACCTAGAAAGACTGTGTTGCAAAAACTCGAGCTGTTCGGTAACGTCAAAGCAATGCGGTTCGATGATGCAGAATCGATCATAGCAACTTCTGAAGCCGTCATGGAGCTAAAACGTTATCGGAAAAGTATGTCTGCGTCAAATGTAGCATCGCAGGTTTCATGTGAACCATACGACATTCTTTTCCCACAGCTACGGCGAATTAGTTTTGGGccttcatctctcccaAGGCTCTGTCGGGATGAACTTCCCTGGGGTGCGATACTAGACACTCTTGAAAGTGCATGGCCAGATAATCCTTCACTATGTTTCCATCTACCATCAAACTCTCACGATACCTACGGCAGAATATCAGGATACCTCGGAAAAAGAGTGAGATCGCTCGTCCTCCATCACGGGTATCCTAGCGACCTCATTCTACTGGATAAGCCGTCTGGTATCCAAGCGGAACAGGTGACCATGTATCTCAAACCTCAGCAGACAAAAGGTACATATACATGTTGGGAGGATCACCATTGGTCCATCGTGAACTTTTACAAAAAGTACTTTGGGGAAAGACGTGCAAGACACTTTGTGTGAGTTGAATAGACTCGGCTAAAGAAATTCCAAAACTGACACGAGCCACGTGGCACTAGCAATCCTAGTTCTGTTCATTCGCCTATATTCACATTTGTCAACATTAATGGCAGCCTTGACCATATTCGCAATGACATCGGCCGTCAGTTGCGAGAGATGGGATTGGAGGACGGGCTGGTGGAGGCCACACAAAATAAGATGAGATTGGTGGGTGTGGGGGATGTGTTTGAAGGTGGATGTGAGGTGTGCGGAATGTGAGACTTGAATAGGGATACATGAATAGACAGAGATCATGCATGTAACATGTATATAGAGCAGAATATAGCTGTCGGGAATAATAATGTGGGCTTCGGAAAAAGTCGGAGGGAGTAGAGTGAGCCTGATAATCGGCGCGGGTATTGGACGAATGGGATTGAATGGATTATCATCGATTCTCTGCATCCTCGTCTGCCTTTACAAAGTCCACTCTTCTTTACTTCTTTGTCCTTTACCCACTCACCCCAATGTCCGTCTCCATTCTCCGCAACTCTCTTGCTAGGGCAGTCCAGAAGCGTGCGTACATCTATAACACTAAACACTGAAGATGAACTGacttatctctcccagCCTCAATTCTCCGGACCACTCCCGGTCTCATGCTCGCCCAGCGACGGTGTGTACCATCAAGAGTTTTACAGAGGAGCAATGGAAAAGGTGCTGACCATGAACAGACTTGCCTCCACCCAGCCCATGAATGACGCTGAGAACATTACTCTTCTTAACTCCCAAAGGCAACACCGACCCACGTCTCCTCATTTGGCCATTTACCAGCCTCAGGTTTGTAGACCAGCTCTGTCATATCTTGTTCCAGATCGCTGACATAATTTTATAGCTCACATGGTATCTCTCCAGTTTGCATCGTATCACCGGTGTTGCATTTGGAGGTGCTCTTTACCTGTCCGCCATGGCCTACCTTCTTCACCCCCTTGTCCCTGGCATCGACTCTGCCCACCTCATTCAACTGGTGCACGACTTACCCGGATGGTTGAAGGGAAGCGCCAAGTTCATCATTGCTCTCCCCTTTACCTTCCACTGCTATAACGGCTTGAGGCATTTGAACTGGGATATTGGAAAAGGTGGGTTTCTTTTCTTGCGTGTGGATGAGATATCGAGAGCGGCGTAGTTTCGATTGAGATAGTCATGATGATGTGAGAAATGGTTTGGAAACTTGAACTAATGCAATTTGTAGCTCTTACCATTAAGGGTGTCTACCGAACAGGTTATGCTGTTCTCGGTGCCACTgttctctcttccctttaCCTCGCATTCTTCATTTAATTTCGGTGTATATGGCTTGTGGTCAGGATTAAGGTTGCAGGGTGGTAATTGTGGCGGCGGAGATGGTGTGTGAGATACGGCACGATTGCATTTTTGTTGTGCCGCTGTATTTTTTATGATACGGATGCAAGAGATCAATACCATGGCTTTGTGTCGTATGAGAGGCAGCTTTATCATTATATCACTCTCGATAGCATGGACGATACACTGAATTCATTATATGAACCATGCGTTTACTCCAACCCCAGGTCCATCTACACCTTCAGCGGTATGCCACCATCCTTTAGGTATGAATACACTATCACCAGCTGCTACGTCGATCTGACATGCGCCCGGTATGGGAAATGCTTTTTCAAGCTGCTCTTTGCACTTCTGTATCGTTCCTTGAGGAAGATCTCGCAAGTCTTCATTCGACGGTCCGTCAGATAGTATCCGAGAGACTGGGACAGGTATTTGGGATGTATTGGCATGTCGAGGGATAGGAGACAGATCGAGGTAGTGGGATGCAGCAGGTGGTAATAGGTGAAATCTTTTTCTACCCACAACTATTTAAACCCAAGTTAAGCCTCGTCGGCCAGATGAGTAGCTTAACGTGACCCACTTTGCGAGTAGATTCCCATATAAGGGTCTTTGTGGAATGGTGTAAAGCTACCACTGGGTCCGATCCATATCGTCCGCCTATACAAACTCTTCTCTTTACCCTGATAAAAGTGTGCTAGAGCAGGTATATCATCTAACAATTGTGGCGTAGAATCTAGCAAATCGGATTGGGCAATATAGGCTGTAGGGAGCTCTGCAGAAGAGTAAGAAGGTATAAGATTGAATATGAAAGCATCCAGAAATAGCCCTACAATCATCGTCAGAGTCATTGACGCACCTGGATTAGATCAGTGTAGAAAACAAACCAAAAGGCATATTGATTCGCTGCCATTCCTTATCCAAGTAGCCCCGTCCTTTTTTCCCTAATTCGATTTCAGCTATTCTCCCCTCTCCTATTTCTTCTCTCAGCCTCTGCAGTCCATTTTCTAACCGCCAAGTGGTCAATGCCGGCCAGCCAGAAGTAAGGGAAGGCAAATGCAAGGGGAGAACGGGTTGGTTGGACAGATGGTTTTGAAGGCTCGCTGGCCCAAAAAAGGCGAGCGATTTGGCCTGGCGCACTAATGGGCGTGCCATTCCTATATACGCGCTAGTCTGGGATCCTATGATACTCggcaaaggaggagatCATACAGCAAGGCAGTGAAATACGGACGAATGCAGGAGAAAAGTGATTTCGTTGTCGCACCAAATATCAGAAGTGGAGGCAGTTCACCCTCTAAGTGTCGTTTCCGAAGATTTGCATGTTTACTTCGTGTTGTCCTCATCCTATCATTCCAAGGCATATCCCAACTTGCCCCGATCCCACAAGAACAAAAATTTACAGAGGATAAATTACACGGTATAATTACAACATCATGTCGTCAAACAGCCCCAAAAGAGAAAAACTCGACCTTGAATCCTCACAAGATCGAGAAGCTCGATTAGGTATCTTGTCTCAGCTAGTTTGATCGTGCCAACATACTTATTACGCGTATTCGCAGGTCAGCTCCTTCAAAGCATATCCTCTACTTCAAACCAGCCTAAAGAAAATCCACCGATAAACTCTTTGAACCCTTTACCTAGCCAGCCACACGCTGTCCCTGAGAGTGATGGTGAGTTGATCTGCTTCACTTTGTTGGCGATGAGAAGATTATGTGTTGACTCATTTTCCCGGCCTATTCAGTGCTCTCTAGAGTTCGAGCTTTCCTTCCCCAATTTCAAGCATCAAATGACGCACTCTTCGCTCAGGCTCGAGAGAATCCAGATTCGGTCGATATAGAGAAGGGGCAAAGCGGCCAATACATCTCCATGGTATGTTTCAGGTATTCCTATAAGTGATTAGGTGCCGAGATCACTTACAAATTGCGCAGGATTTGGGATTGGGAGTCTTTGATGCCCCCGAAAATCCTAAGGGAGACATGGGACCTGTTATCGCTACACAACCTCCAGAATCGCTGACATGTCAGCAAGAGGACGGTGATGAAGAACGGGATAGCGACAGCGatagagatgatgataatgCGGAGATCAGTAGTAGTGAAAATGAGAGCGAAGATGAGATCGACCCGAAGGCAAAATTGGATGCGGAAGATAATAAACAAGAGTTGAAAACCTGAACATGACACCACACTGCAACCCATATCATAATAGATTGGCCAATGTATTGTACAATTATGCTCAATGTATCTCATCAATGGtcttttttcatcttcccttGGGAACAAAGGTTAAGCTCTGCGCCGTATCATGGAATCCTATGGCAGTCTGACATCTGCTAAAGAGATAAGATACGGTCCTATTTGCTGCTGCACTAAGTCCAGCGATCGATTTCCTCCGCATTTCGTTCATCGCGCCGGTCGTTCGGTCATTCTTCGCTGTTTTCTGATTATTTCTCAGTACCCATATCActctctttttcatttcctcAATTAGGTTAAGAGTATCGAGGACTATAACCTGCGTAAAATAGTTGAAATACCTCGCCAAATGGACCAGCTCAATGCAGAACAAGCACAAGCATTATGGGAGGCTGGTGGCTTTCTGATCATCACTGATCTGCCAGAAGGCAGCGAATTCGGTATAGACGGAACGTAGGTCGTTCAAAGCCTTATTCCGGGTTTTATCTTGGTATATTGATATATCACCTATAGGTTTCATACCGTGCGGAAATTCTCAGGGATCAAGTTTCTTCCTCCGGGACTTCATTTCATCGCCTGGTCACCAccttcatcctccacaGCCGGGCCTTCTGTCATACAGGTTCGCCAAGCGTTCATTCGCAACTTTTCAGCCAAGGAACGATACGTTGTTCATTACGATAATGATACAGAGAATGTCAGCCTTCCGGAAAATCATACGATCATGTCGGATGATTATCTTAAAAGGTTAGACAATGAACTTGCGCCTTATCCGTTCGAGTCATTTGAAGCGTGGAAGTCTCTCACATCGCACATTACTCCTACTATATCTCAGTCTGTCATCGGCACTGATGGTAAAGTAGATGGATTAATGCCAGTCATCGATCAAGAGGAAGATACGCTGACTCGAGATATGCGAGAGAAGCTAGAAGAAATAAAACGAAGGAGCAAGATTTTCGGCTTCACAAAAAGCTTGATGTTTGTGAGATTCAATCTCAAAAAGAGCTGGAGAGATGGGGCGATCGGAGAAGAA
Encoded proteins:
- a CDS encoding succinate dehydrogenase, cytochrome b556 subunit — translated: MSVSILRNSLARAVQKPSILRTTPGLMLAQRRLASTQPMNDAENITLLNSQRQHRPTSPHLAIYQPQLTWYLSSLHRITGVAFGGALYLSAMAYLLHPLVPGIDSAHLIQLVHDLPGWLKGSAKFIIALPFTFHCYNGLRHLNWDIGKALTIKGVYRTGYAVLGATVLSSLYLAFFI